ggttattccaccaaatattgattatttctgaactcttaaaactttatgaatatgaacttgttttctttgcattatttgaggtctgaaagctctgcatctcttttgttatttcagtcatttctcattttctgtaaataaatgctctaaatgagaatatttttatttggaatttgggagaaatgttgtctgtagtttatagaataaaacaacaatgttcattttactcaaacataaacctataaatagcaaaatcagagaaactgattcagaaactggcaaCTGCCATTGCAAACGTTTTTGAACCCTTCTTGCACTTGTTTGAGTAGGTTCAGTGTCTCCAACCTGGCAACCCGTGTGTGTTTCTCTTCAGTGTTTGCTGTTATTTAGCACAAAGtgatgtttaatatttcaatctAAGTCGATGTAAAAACCTTTTAATCCAGGtcaattttaaagtatttctattggagCATTCATCCCGAAACATCCTGACAGATTCACATTCTGGAGAAAAGTgtaaaaacaaggaaaataaatggAGATACGAGGTTTTGGACTGAAAGTGAGGATATACTGCTGAGATCAGCTGATGTTACAGTGTGTTTCTCACTGAGACTCCATCTCCACCCATTCACCATAACCACCAGCATAGTGAcgagctctgagagagagagagagaaatgtagttattttatattaattatatccTATCAGTTATATTCTTCAGTTGTTTATTACAGATCTATAGTTGAGCTGTTAACTGTGAACCATACactttgatttagggcgtgtcagtgtgtctttgctatcgtaacgacgggaaaagtacaccttgctcatcTCGAAATgtagtcatgtactaattctcttaattaatgatgggtgtggttaattttgggcgtaacgtgaaataataaaccaatcagagtgtctcttgctcatcgttctctttaagagtagatcaggtgagctctgtctttggtggattgctattgtaacggtgcagctacctggacgtgttcaacaaactcttctcagcagaggaaactgagctgctggttgacgctgtgaaggagctccagcagctcatttacgggaacagcaatgttattttatttactattctgtttattgttgatgtaaaagttgggtttgtgctgctgtgtgttcatgtgtgtgtaataagtgggggcgtacgctcggctcggcacagcgcctgtgttaccgagatagcgatgaacgtctgactgttggcgtctgtctaggttgtattcagtcagtgtttgagtgtgtgtgtgtgtgtgtacctgctgtATCCCAGTCTGTGTATTTTCTGCAGTGCGCTGAGGCTGCGGCGCCCCCTCTGGCAGTACAGGATAAAGTTCAGGTGAGATTTTGTCGGCATGGAGACTCTATACAGCTCTCTGAATTGATCCGGAGTCAGTGTGAACGCCCGCTCCACCTCCCCCACTGCAAACACATCCACATTTTATCATGATCAAATTTTACACTGACCAAAAATTACACTGACTAAAAATGACACTGATCAAAAATTTACACTGACCAAAAAATACACTGATAAAAAATTACACTGATCAAAAATTTACACTGGCcaaaaattacactgatcaaAAATTATACTGAGCAAAAATGACATTGATCAAAAAATTACACTGACAGAAAAATACACTGgtaaaaattacactgatcaaAAATTACACTGACCAAAAATTTACACTAATCAAAAATTACACTGACCAAAAAATACACTGactaaaaattacactgatcaaaatttacactgatcaaaaatgtacactgaccaaaaattacattgatcaaaaaatacactgatcaaaaattacactgatcaaaaatgtacactgaccaaaaattacactgatcaaaaaatacactgatcaaaaatttacactgaccaaaaaatacactgatcaaaaaatacactgatcaaaaatgacactgaccaaaaattacactgatcaaaaattacactgatcaaAAATTACACTAAACAAAAATTAAACTGATCAAAAATTACACTAATCAAAACTTACACTGATCAAAAATTTACACTGATCAAAAATTTACACTGATCAAAAATTAAACTGACCAAAAATTACACTAATCAAAAATTACACTAATCAAAAAATACACTGATCAAAATTTACACTAATcaaaaattacactgatcaaAAATCCAACTGATCAAAAATTACACTGACcaaaaattacactgatcaaaaattacactgatcaaACATTTACACTGATCAAAATTTACACTGATCACAAATGTACACTGACAACAAATTACACTGATCAAAAAATACACTGATcaaaaattacactgatcaaAAATGTACAGTGACcaaaaattacactgatcaaaaaatacactgatcaaaaaatacactgatcaaaaattacactgatcaaaatttacactgaccaaaaaatacactgatcaaaaaatacactgatcaaaaaatacactgatcaaaaattacactgatcaaAAAATACACTGATCAAAAATTACACTAATcaaaaattacactgatcaaaaattacactgatcaaaaattacactgatcaaAAATTACACTAAAcaaaaattacactgatcaaAAATTAACACTGATCAAAAATTAAACTGACCAAAAATTACACTAATCAAAAATTACACTAATCAAAAAATACACTGATCAAAATTTACACTAATCAAAAATTACACTAATCAAAAATCCAAATGATCAAAAATTACACTGACCAAAAATTACACTGACcaaaaattacactgatcaaaaattacactgatcaaaaattacactgatcaaaaattacactgatcaaacatttacactgatcaaaaattacactgatcaaACATTTACACTGATCAAAAATGTATACTGACcaaaaattacactgatcaaaaattacactgaccaaaaatgtacactgatcaaaaatttacactgaccaaaaaatacactcatcaaaaattacactgatcaaAAAATTTACACTGACCAAAAATTACACTGACTAAAAATGACACTGATCAAAAATTTACACTGACCAAAAAATACACTGACCAAAAAAATACACTGATAAAAAATTACACTGATCCAAAATTTATACTGGCCAAAAATTCCACTGATCAAAAATTATACTGAGCAAAAATGACATTGATCAAAAAATTACACTGACAGAAAAATACACTGgtaaaaattacactgatcaaacattacactgaccaaaaATTTACACTAATCAAAAATTACACTGACCAAAAAATACACTGactaaaaattacactgatcaaAAAATACACTGATCAAAAATGTACACTGACCAAACATTACACTGATCAAAAAATACACTGATCAAAAATGTACACTGATCAAAAATGTACACTGACCAAAAATGTACACTGACcaaaaattacactgatcaaaaattacactgatcaaACATTTACACTGACCAAAAAATACACTGATCAAAAAATACACTGATCAAAAATACACTGATCAAAAATGACACTGACCAAAATTACACTGATcaaaaattacactgatcaaaaattacactgaccaaaaattacactgatcaaAAATTTACACTGATCAAAAATTTACACTGATCAAAAATTAAACTGACCAAAAATTACACTAATAAAGAATTACACTAATCAAAACATACACTGATCAAAATTTACACTAATcaaaaattacactgatcaaAAATCCAACTGATCAAAAATTACACTGACcaaaaattacactgatcaaaaattacactgatcaaacatttacactgatcaaaaattacactgatcaaAAATAACACTGATCAAAAATGTATACTGACCAAAAAATACACTGATCAAAAAATATACTGATCAAAAAATACACTGATCAAAAATTACACTGACCAAAAATTACACTGACcaaaaattacactgatcaaACATTTACACTAATCAAAAATTACACTGACCAAAAAATACACTGACCaaaaaaatacactgatcaaAAAATACACTGATCAAAAATTTACACTGACCAAAAAATACACTAACCAAAAATACACTAACCAAAAATACACTGACCAAAAATTACATTGATCAAAAATTACACTGACcaaaaattacactgatcaaAAAATACACTGATCAAAAATTTACACTGACCAAAAAATACACTAACCAAAAATACACTAACCAAAAATACACTGACCAAAAATTACATTGATCAAAAATTACACTGACCAAAAAATACACTGACCAAAAAATAAACtaacatgataacacctcactacatatatacatatatatatgtgtatcttACAGGGTATATTAGTGGCTGATGAAATCGATCCGTCTTCAAACTCGTCCGGCTCACGAACATCaaacagctgaacatctccagaTCCCAACATCTGCTTCAGCTCATCATAACTCACTACtgcacctaacacacacacacacacacacacacattatacacacacacaaacattacacacacacacacaaacattacacacacacacacacacacacacattacacacacacacacacacacacattacacacacacacacacacattacacacacacacacacacattacacacacacacacaaacattacacacacacacacacaaacattacacacacacacacacacacatacattacacacacacacattacacacacacacacacattacacacacatacacacacattacacacacacacacattacacacacagacacacaactaGGGTTGCCACCTATGTCTGACAAAAAACAAGGACACTGTCATACTGGCAGCTGCCCAAAAATATACGGTTGATGTAACATAATCAGAGACGGCTTTGAGAAGTAGGGTTGTTCAAAGCAATGAATATTGCTTATTAAGTATAAGAAGGAACTTCTGCTTACCTGCTTATCTAAGTACTGGAGTGAGATTTGCTTGTGCTTGCTTTTGCACCTTCTTGGCTAAAAGGTGAAGGAGGGAGAACACATCAGATTTGACATCACCACATTTATACCAACTCTATAGACATTTACTGTGTATAATCTTTAGAGAttgaactgaaaataaaaaaccTGAAACACACATCATAGGCCTTTCCTTACCTAGTTTTCCATTTATATTTGGCATTTCCCTTTGCTGCAGCTACCAGCTTTCTCTGTTCTTCAATGAATGACTTAAACTCGGTGCATGACAAGTTAAAATTCAGACGGACTTGAAGCTCAGACATTGAAACCGACAGTCTGTTTCTTTTGTCTGACCAAATATCCTCCATGTGACTGAACACTCGCTCTGTGTAGGCATTGCTGACTGGTATAGAAAAAACAAAAGCAACTACTTTCATCAGCTCAGTGGATTCAGTAGCCTTGCTGAAAAAATAGGCCCACTTCTTGTCAAGGGTAAGGTCTTTTGGAATGGTGCCTGATACTTCATTCAGGATGACCACATCACCATACAGCTTGTCTTCATCAACATCCAGGGCTAGTTTGTCCAGTAAATGATTCAGCTGAGACCACTGGAGTGACTGACCCTCATCAAGGCTAAGGCAGCCAGCATGTGCAAGAAGCTGGTCATTGAAGTCAAATTTATCCTCGATATACAGTACTGCTTTCTCAAAGAATCTGTCTACCAGGCTTCTGAAGTGATCTTGTTGCTGGGGTGAGAGACTTCTTGTTATTTGTTTTGCTTTACTTCCATAGAATCTGTCGGTGCGCCTTGCGTTCAGCTGGTTGCGCAATCGGTTCATCACTGAGTAAACGTCTATGACAGTAGCACTGTCACTCTCTAGCTTCCTGATAGAGGAATCAAATTCCTGCATCACATTGTGCATAAATGCCAGGATGCATTCAGCCATAGTATGGTCCACATGTTCTGTGTCAGAAGCACCGCCCACAAATGTCCAGACAATGCTCGGACAGTCATCCTTTCCAAGGGATAGAAAATAAGACTTCAAGGCTGGCCAGCACTCTAAAATTCTCTGGATTGCAGGCAGCAAAGACAGCCAACGTGTGGGGACATGCCTCAGAATCTCCCTGTATTTTGTAGAAGTGAATTCGCAAAACTCCTTAAGTACTTCTACCTTTTTAGCAGAACAGCTAAATTCACTATACACCTTCAGCACGAAGGCTTCTACGTCACATCCTGAAGAACTAAAGACGCGATTCGCTGTTTTTACAGCATTATTTATCATGTGACACTTGCAGTTGCCCTTCAAAATGTGTGGATTAACTTCTCTGAGTTTCTGAAAAACCGAGTTGTGCCGACCATAATTAACTGATGCATTATCTGCACCATATGCACTAATCTGGTTGACTGAAAGTCCACTGTTTTCAGTGATGGAGACTatctgtttaaatatagcttcacTGGATTCATCTGGGTCTTCATAAAAATCTAGCAATCCACATTTCACACCCTCAGATGCACAGAAGTACTGGACTGTGTATGGGAACAGCTTTGTGTGGCCAGAATTGGAAGCATCAGAACACACTGCAAAATAGTGCACTTTCTGCAACTCTGCTGCTAGTCTCTCCTGACTAAATGGTGCTAACACATTCTCAACTAAGGCCTCGCTCTTAGTTCTGCCACATGACATCTTGGTTGCAATATTAGAATCACTGAATATTTTCGCACTGACCTTGTTCCCACAGTCAGTGGACAGGTAGTTGTGGCCATGTCGCACACCGTGATAAGTAGAGGTTAGTTCGGCAACAGCAATTTTGTCCTCCTCAGAGTCTTTCTTGATCATAAATGATGAAATTCCTCTGGTTTGTCGAGTGGTTTGCATtcgatttaaatgttttttggttTTAGCATGGTCATCCAATGCAGTTTTGCCCTCATGTTTAATCACAATTTTAGCTGAGCACATGGTGCAGGTGGCTGAAAATGGATCCTCATGGGTTGGCTTTAGCCATGCGACatacttttcatttttcatccaGTCATTATTGAAATAACATGAACGTTTCATTTTCTTTTTGACTGGCTTATCAGACTCACTAGGCACAGACTCGTCGTCCTCCTCCGTTTCGCCGCCCATCTCAACCGCTGTATTCCTTAAACTCCTCAAACGACGCTATAGCAATGCCACTGATTCACTGCCCGTAACAGCCGCCTGTACTGAGATGGCCGTAGCTGCAGAACCACacgtccagggggtggggctagatctgatccaactcttcctacgtcgtgttttcattggtctgaagcacaTCGGGGCTCGAATCCTAACCCTATCCCCTTGGACTTATGGGAGGAGTCAGATCAGATCCAGTTCAGATCAATGAGGCACAATGGTGCAAGTCagcgagaaaaaaaaagacagatttaatGCAGGCAGAAAAAGCCTAAATACTCAGTTAAACTAACCTAGTGAAAACCGGGACATTCATTGAGATTTTTTTTCCCGGGACCGAATATTAAAAAGAAGGACAGTCCTGGGAAAACCGGGACAGGTGGCAACCCTACACACAACAAAACCAGTGTAATAGAgactggagctgcattagcattagccgctaatcatgctaagcgctagctctttcactgttcagaaataactatactgtactgtagtggGAAAAACCGCTAGCTAAGATCACCCTgccttactgaaacactcaggattcctcagtgtagtgcctCTGagtgctaacgctaatgctgctgcacccagccttagtttaaatctggaaatcaaagcttactgtaaacaaacaggagctctttactcacccaaataaacagttttcaggagagaaatctgtgtagattaacatccagcactcgattttttaagaattacagtttagctTAACCTTACTTAACTTAAGTTGCCCCCccccacccctgttccttactagtgtcacataatgcaccttatagtgtaaaaaatacggtaataactATTTTTGTTGAATTTGTTGAAGTGAATAAAAGCAAAAGGTTTCCATTGATGATTCACTACTACAGCTAGTAGAGTAAAAAACTTAATTATCACAACTTATTTTAGCCAGTCCTACATTCTTCACTGAAAAATCAAACAATCGAGttttaatgaatttatttaatgattttaatcaaGTAAAATGAGCAAAAAGCCTTAAGAAAAGTCAGAGTCACAATACATTTTGAGTCGGGACaataagaaaatatgttttttagttGTACAAGCTAAAAGTTTTCTTTTATAGGCTTCTCAAAAGAATTAatccaaataaaaacatgatcTGAACACAATATAATGAATTGGACACAACTTTATGCTTGGAATTCTTGAAAAACGTAATATTTCAAGTTGTATATGTATTCATCTAAGTAAAATAAAGATTTATAGTTTGAACATCTGctgttagttttctttaaaactttattttatcttAAAACTCTAAAAGACCTATTGCAGTAAGATGTCATGAAATTTTGAGTTTTTGAGTAAAATATAAGCAGCAGTTCAGTAGAGATGATTTGAGGAAGATGAAGCGTGAGCGACGACTGAGACACGCCCATTCCATCAATCACACTCTAACTTATAGATTATAGAGTCTTGTGGTTTTTACAATATTAATATCTGTGTTTATTTGGTTAATTATTTGGTAACTGATATATTtcctactattactaatacttttttatactgttattagtagtgatagtgatagtagtaatgttgtattatgaaatatatatagaaatatattatttatatatgacTGTAAGtacatatgactgtatatgattGCAATATTTTAAAGTTGTCTGTATATGATTATCATTATTAAGAATATTACTGTGCACTTTTTCAAATAAATGTACTACTTATTATATGTGTgctatatatattacattatacattactttaaaccaggggtcggcaaccttTGACACATGGAGTGCCAACTTTAACATTTCTAGTCAATGAGTGTGCCACtatcaacaataataaataataaaaaacacacacaaactaagggaatatgttctacaaatttggattttttttacatagaaaatgtgctttaaaaataaaattattattattattattactatatatattttttttgtgtaatcagAATAACAGTGAGTCCAGCTCTGAATTAACGTGGCTTTATAGATAAGCGTAATTTGCACTGAATGAATGCCTTGCCTACCAGCGAGTGTGATCCCTGTCCTTGCTTTTCTTGGCTGAGCTTTCTTATCTGGGGGTTGTAGTTTGTCACTTTTAATCGTAAACATGACTCAAAATTGTCCATCGTCAAACAGCTGCGGATAGGGCTGAGCACACTTTTCATGTGCGAAAATACCTGCTCACACAGGTAGGTTGAGCCGAACACTGACACAAGGCCAATGCTCTTGAGACAGCCGAACTTTTCTGGTGCAGATGTCCAGCGTGCCCACAGTGGCGAGCTCTTCAGCTGCATCTTCACGTcctgtccatccatccagttgATCAGAGCTGCGATACACAAAACCATAGTCTTCCATCCAGGAGGGCTGAAATGCcctagctttgtttttttaagccggAAGCTCTGTCATCTCTTGTAACGCTATTAGGTGGGCTAACTGACTTTGATTAGGCTAAATTTAAATATGGGTCTGTGGGAAAGTGGGTGGGAGCTGAGTGCAGAGCGTTGAGGAGCAAATTCAATTGGAGGATTGTGCTgtcagtctgatttttttttgctgatgctgGTCCAGCGTGTCGCGTGCCAGTGATTATGCCTTGGCGTGCCAGCAGTGGCACGCGTGCCAtaggttgccgacccctgctttaaaccttacattttagcaatctatataatataggttAAGTATATATTATgcatttttttgcataatatattaatttcattaatttaactatttttctaacaattaataaactaaattgGTAAATAGGTATcacatgtattttaattttaatacaaaactactaatttttaaacatttattgaatttgtaacatttaaaatCTCAACACAAAAACATACCAACAAAGAACAATATGACTGAAtatgaaaaatacataaaaaaaaagatactgtttatatatatagaaatcactacatatatatctaatataacagtgttttattatagTAAACCAGCGTACTATATCCTGTTACCTATGATATTGCAataatatacagtcatatacacTTATAgccatttttaaacaatatttaaaatacatatttcttaaaatatcaTAAATTAGTGTGTATATAGTAGCATTACtgctatcactattactacttcTAATAGTAGTACAAAAAAGTATTAGAAACAGCAGGAAAagtataaataatcaaataattaaccaaataaacactgatattaatatttttataaccaCAAACTCTATATTCTACAACGTACAGTAAGATTATTATACACTGAATTAAATTATACACTAACTTATCTCACTGTAAtcgaaaaaaacaaacaaataatcctATTAAACCTATTAAAATctgattaattttaattaaaggaAAATTCTATTCAGTTCTATAGTGTACAGTATTGGTCTGTTTTTGATTCTGGCGCCCCCTGCAGTTTACTGAGTGAATAACCCGCAGCCTGTAGGTGAGAGTCGTGCAAACACACACGTGCGGCGGTAgagtatatagatatatagtataAATTAAACTCAGTTCACTATTTTATTCACTATTATGGGATGGAGAACGAGGTTATTAATGTGTGGAGAAAGATATGatcagaaattattattttataaaagttttgtactaaaaaagagaataaaacacAGTGTATATCTTACCTGTTCCACCTTAAGCAGTGCAGTTTagtaacatttaaggtggaactttcAGTTTTAACAAGAAATTaatggataaaaaataaaataaaaataatccactAGTACCTGAACTGATGGGTTCTTTATAGAAGTTCCCTTCTTCACACGATCCGTCCACTTTACCCGAACACAGATccgaaccagaaccagaaccagacaaACCCACAACCAGCAGCAGAACCAACAGCATCTTCCCCCTGAATAAAGATCTCTACCTTAAAACTGATACTTTATTCCCTATTCTAACTCACTTTTTACTGCTAAAACCTCTTAAATACCCTCTGATATCACACTCACAGTTACTCACTCTCTGTTATTACCAAACacgagtgggcggggctaatacGAGGCGCTTTCTCATTCGCTGCTGGGTCAAAACAGGGCGTGACCCCTTTATTCACAtgaacttttatactttatttagaaCCATGACTAAATATGATTCTATAGAATAAACTGTGCTGACATTTTtcttactgtatatttaatttaaaaaaatcatgttttacaagatattttaatataaaatatttttggagaaatgttttgtattttcaataTTTATTTCTATGGTTCTAGATTAAACTAGAACCCTAAAAgagcttaaaatacattttaaagtgctGATAATTTAACACCTCTTTAAAGAACATTAAGAATTAACAACAATTCTATATAGCACAGATCAAACTGTACTTTATagagtttaatattttaactttatctgagtttaatattatagttttatagttatttaaaatcccaacacaaaaacacacacaaacaaagcacaatataGCTGACTACATATATATCTAATATAACATGATCTTATTACAGtaaaacttacttacttactatatCCTGTTACTTATGAAGAATATTCACTCTGTATTTTACACTGtgatactttactttattttttgcctatataataaattataccttactattattattaaaacacaaatattgcAGTAATATGCAGTCATATATACTtatagtcatatatatatatataatatataaaatatatatttcttaaaatatcaTAAATTAGGGTTTGTATAGTAACATTACtgctatcactattactactaccaactaaattaaaatatttttggagaaattaaaaagtaaaaagtaatttttatgGTTGTAGATGAAACTAGAACctttaaaaaactaaacaattttttaaaagcTAATAATTAGACAATTATATATAGCACAGATCAAAATGCACTTGAATAGAgtgtaataatttaattttatcttAGTTTAATATAGTTATAATTATAATCTGCTGTTGACTCACTGGCGCCACCTGCTGGTTACTGAGAGAATGACCAGTGACTCACAGTGAGCGGACGTGATAACTCTCATGCGCtattatacttattttatttacgACTTATTATGATTTAAATTGAGATATATGAGTGTGCAGAGAAATAAATTAacagaaaatataattttataaatgttctgaactaaaaaaggctttttaaatataatttattatattagtaGTTTCTGTTTTATCCTAAAAGGTTTCAAAACTTTGATTCAGGCGCCTCAAAAAgctgaagaataaaaaaatatatatatatagaaagataatataaataataaaaacaaaatgatgtACAATCAATGTAATGGTCCACAAAAACTTATCTAGAAAACAAATCAAGTATATTTCCTATTGTTTATTGTCCTTTATTTAAATTACATAATGTTTTTTAAGATTGTGTACTCTAAGCATATTGAGGATGAGTGTactcaaaatacaataaataaatacattaaacaaatcTTTAACATActaaaattaattcataaatatttttaaattgttagacacattatataaaatattaatatatttacagaaatgtataatttgttttatagtaattgtaatataattttacaaTCGTATTTCATGATAAAATGTCCTTTTTTCATGGTGCAGTTTTAATTTATTCTTACCCTTATTGTTGACATATTTCGGCCAATATAGatgtttttgcaaaaacaaattttatttaaaaatgacatttttcataacaaaaagaaaattgagttttctcatctttcctttctttttttcccctttttttcagtgtatgataTAAACAGCAGTTCAGTAGAGATGATTTGAGGAAGATGAAGCAGCGTGAGAGACGTGACCAAACTTACTCAGCACTGACGGACTGAGACACGCCCATTccatcaatcacacacacacacacacacacacacacttatggaATAC
This genomic interval from Astyanax mexicanus isolate ESR-SI-001 chromosome 1, AstMex3_surface, whole genome shotgun sequence contains the following:
- the LOC125805908 gene encoding thiosulfate sulfurtransferase/rhodanese-like domain-containing protein 1 is translated as MLLVLLLVVGLSGSGSGSDLCSGKVDGSCEEGNFYKEPISSGAVVSYDELKQMLGSGDVQLFDVREPDEFEDGSISSATNIPLGEVERAFTLTPDQFRELYRVSMPTKSHLNFILYCQRGRRSLSALQKIHRLGYSRARHYAGGYGEWVEMESQ